Proteins encoded by one window of Vibrio algicola:
- a CDS encoding type II secretion system F family protein, giving the protein MPKTAKIKAPTLRNFQWRGVNSSGKKVSGQIMAINESEVRAKLKEQRVQIKKLKRRSVSFIAKMSHKVKRKDITVLTRQLSTMLTTGVPIVQSLKLIADSQRKAEMKSILSIICTQVEAGTPISKALKASSPFFDDFYCDLVATGEQTGNLGQVFERLATYREKSEELRSKVIKAMIYPGMVMLVATSVSILMLTMVIPEFETMFKGFGAELPAFTQRVIDLSHFIQDYLLLMIIGVFVFIFAVKQARKRSFSFRLKTSRIALKMPVLGPVFSKAAIAKFSRTLSTSFSAGIPILTSLLTTAKTAGSLHYQVAVEQVHKDTAAGMPMYIAMRNAEAFPEMVLQMVMIGEESGNLDDMLNKVATIYEFEVDNTVDNLGKIIEPAIIVFLGVVVGGLVVSLYLPIFKLVSVF; this is encoded by the coding sequence ATGCCTAAAACTGCCAAAATTAAAGCGCCAACTTTACGCAACTTTCAATGGCGTGGAGTCAATAGCTCGGGCAAAAAAGTCTCTGGGCAGATCATGGCAATCAATGAGAGCGAAGTGCGCGCCAAATTAAAAGAGCAACGGGTACAAATCAAAAAACTCAAACGTCGCAGTGTGTCTTTTATTGCCAAAATGAGCCATAAAGTAAAACGCAAAGACATCACGGTATTAACTCGCCAACTTTCCACCATGCTGACCACTGGCGTGCCGATTGTACAATCACTCAAACTGATCGCCGACAGCCAACGTAAAGCGGAAATGAAGTCGATATTGTCGATCATTTGTACTCAAGTTGAAGCCGGTACTCCTATCTCTAAAGCGCTTAAAGCCAGTAGCCCCTTTTTTGATGATTTCTATTGTGACTTAGTCGCCACCGGTGAACAAACTGGTAATTTAGGCCAAGTTTTTGAACGCCTTGCCACCTACCGAGAAAAAAGTGAAGAACTGCGATCCAAAGTGATCAAAGCGATGATCTACCCAGGCATGGTAATGTTGGTTGCTACCAGTGTCTCAATTTTAATGTTAACTATGGTTATTCCTGAGTTTGAAACCATGTTTAAAGGCTTCGGCGCTGAACTGCCCGCTTTTACCCAACGAGTGATCGACCTGTCTCACTTTATTCAAGACTACTTATTGCTAATGATCATCGGGGTATTTGTGTTTATCTTTGCGGTGAAACAAGCTCGCAAACGCTCATTTAGTTTTAGATTAAAGACCAGTCGTATAGCGTTAAAAATGCCAGTATTAGGACCGGTATTTTCCAAAGCGGCGATCGCCAAATTCAGCCGAACTCTTTCTACTAGCTTTAGCGCCGGTATTCCAATTTTAACCAGCCTACTCACCACCGCTAAAACCGCTGGTAGCTTGCATTATCAAGTGGCGGTTGAGCAAGTCCACAAAGACACTGCCGCCGGCATGCCGATGTACATAGCAATGCGTAATGCCGAGGCGTTTCCTGAAATGGTATTGCAGATGGTGATGATTGGCGAAGAGTCCGGTAACTTGGATGATATGCTCAATAAGGTCGCCACCATTTATGAGTTTGAAGTGGATAACACCGTCGATAATTTAGGTAAAATCATTGAACCTGCGATCATTGTCTTTTTAGGCGTAGTGGTTGGCGGACTGGTGGTGTCACTTTATCTGCCAATCTTTAAGCTAGTTAGTGTATTCTAA
- the pilB gene encoding type IV-A pilus assembly ATPase PilB — MNINLASILRQADFLTHEQEQVVVSSVLNDKKSVPVVCVDAGFIDSQALLQQLCQLFALPQAHLDHYSYAEVCEQLGLRDLITSHQVLPLQIDSQSLLLAVSDPTNTGVEDDFRFATGKQVEFILADCKELEGAIRRLYGRSAGSDSGQGKDITQDELANMVEVGSDEIQETEDLSQDEAPVSRFINQILLDAVRKGASDIHFEPYEELYRVRLRCDGILVETNRPAQHLGRRLAARIKILSKLDIAERRLPQDGRIKIRLNADTAIDMRVSTLPTLWGEKIVLRLLDSSAANLNIDKLGYSAPQKKLYLEALQQPQGMILMTGPTGSGKTVSLYTGLRILNTPDKNISTAEDPVEINLTGVNQVQVKPKIGFTFAAALRAFLRQDPDVVMVGEIRDLETAEIAVKAAQTGHLVLSTLHTNSSAETIVRLSNMGIEAFNLASSLTLIIAQRLARRLCSHCKKPDPFPDVLRQKLNIAPDVVIYKAFSQGCPECTGGYSGRVGIYEVMPFSTEIATAVIKKASANDIEMIAVKQGMSTLRQSGIDNLKQGVTSFAELQRVLYF; from the coding sequence ATGAACATCAACCTCGCCTCCATTTTACGTCAAGCCGACTTCCTGACTCACGAGCAGGAACAGGTGGTGGTGAGCAGCGTTCTTAACGATAAAAAAAGCGTCCCCGTGGTGTGCGTGGACGCTGGTTTTATAGATAGCCAAGCGTTATTGCAACAACTGTGTCAATTATTTGCCCTACCCCAAGCTCACCTTGACCATTACAGCTACGCCGAAGTGTGTGAACAACTCGGATTACGCGATTTAATCACTAGCCACCAAGTGCTGCCGCTACAGATTGATTCACAAAGCTTATTACTGGCGGTATCCGACCCCACCAATACTGGGGTGGAAGACGATTTTCGCTTTGCTACCGGTAAACAAGTCGAATTTATTCTGGCCGATTGTAAAGAGCTGGAAGGCGCGATCCGCCGCTTGTATGGCCGAAGCGCAGGCAGCGACAGTGGCCAAGGCAAAGACATCACCCAAGACGAACTGGCTAACATGGTGGAAGTTGGCAGTGATGAAATTCAAGAAACTGAAGATCTCAGTCAAGATGAAGCGCCGGTCAGTCGTTTTATCAACCAAATTTTGCTCGATGCGGTGCGCAAAGGGGCGTCAGATATTCACTTTGAACCGTATGAAGAATTGTATCGGGTGCGCCTGCGTTGTGATGGTATTTTGGTTGAAACCAACCGCCCTGCGCAGCATTTAGGACGCCGCCTTGCCGCGCGAATTAAAATATTATCTAAGCTCGATATTGCCGAACGCCGCTTGCCGCAAGATGGGCGGATCAAAATTCGCTTAAACGCCGATACCGCGATTGATATGCGAGTTTCAACCTTGCCGACCTTATGGGGCGAGAAAATCGTATTGCGTCTGCTCGACAGTAGCGCTGCCAATTTGAATATCGACAAACTTGGCTACAGTGCCCCACAAAAAAAATTATATTTAGAGGCGCTACAGCAACCGCAAGGCATGATCTTAATGACCGGCCCAACCGGTAGCGGTAAAACCGTTTCTTTGTACACCGGATTGCGGATTTTAAACACCCCAGATAAAAATATATCGACCGCCGAAGATCCGGTCGAGATCAACTTAACCGGAGTCAACCAAGTGCAAGTGAAACCGAAAATTGGTTTTACCTTTGCTGCTGCTCTGCGCGCTTTTTTACGTCAAGATCCCGACGTGGTAATGGTGGGCGAAATTCGCGATCTCGAAACCGCTGAAATTGCAGTAAAAGCGGCGCAAACTGGTCACTTGGTATTATCAACTCTGCATACCAATTCATCCGCCGAAACTATTGTGCGTTTGTCGAATATGGGGATTGAGGCGTTTAACCTTGCTTCATCGTTAACTCTTATTATCGCTCAGCGCTTAGCCCGTCGTTTATGCTCTCACTGTAAAAAGCCCGATCCATTCCCCGATGTATTGCGCCAAAAATTAAATATCGCGCCGGATGTGGTGATCTACAAAGCCTTTAGCCAAGGCTGCCCAGAATGTACCGGTGGCTATTCTGGCCGAGTAGGGATTTATGAAGTAATGCCATTTAGCACCGAAATTGCCACAGCGGTGATCAAAAAAGCCTCTGCCAACGATATTGAAATGATCGCGGTAAAACAAGGAATGTCGACCCTGCGTCAATCCGGCATTGATAATTTAAAACAAGGTGTGACCAGCTTCGCCGAACTGCAACGCGTGTTGTATTTTTAG
- a CDS encoding pilin encodes MKLQQGKKKLQKGFTLIELMIVVAVIGVLAAIAMPQYQKYIAKSEVASVLASLTGVKTNIEAYTVENGTFPTNAQSSALGIPTMDLGTASITSNSADSGTLTFTFGSVTTDASALVADKIITLSRTAGTGAWLCGTASGATGLDSDLLPKTCK; translated from the coding sequence ATGAAATTACAACAAGGTAAAAAGAAGCTACAAAAGGGTTTCACCTTAATTGAATTGATGATCGTAGTAGCGGTTATCGGTGTGCTTGCTGCTATTGCTATGCCTCAATATCAAAAATACATTGCCAAATCTGAAGTAGCTTCAGTATTAGCCTCTTTAACTGGAGTAAAAACTAACATTGAAGCATACACTGTTGAAAATGGAACATTTCCTACAAACGCTCAATCATCAGCCTTAGGTATACCTACTATGGATCTCGGCACAGCATCAATTACTTCTAATAGTGCAGATTCTGGAACGTTAACATTTACTTTTGGTTCTGTAACTACCGATGCTAGCGCCTTAGTTGCCGATAAAATTATTACTCTTTCCAGAACAGCAGGAACTGGAGCTTGGCTTTGTGGTACAGCTTCTGGAGCAACAGGCTTAGACTCTGATTTACTCCCGAAAACATGTAAATAA
- a CDS encoding DUF547 domain-containing protein, whose product MKYFLNIVIRVMIISVFSSSAMAAPKADLWPYWNVSNPNNPQSIDHSAWQGILDRNLSVQGDNHLFGYGSISDQDKKSLHQYIQQLTQLDPRQYNKKQQFAYWVNLYNALTVQVVLDNYPTKSITKIGGLFSFGPWGQDIATINGKTITLNDIEHRILRPIWRDPRIHYSVNCASLGCPNLATQAFTAQNTEALLAQAEREFILSDKGMKITNGKLQLSSIYDWFVVDFGGQSAMLDYLAKFKPEIKRIITKPNFSQPSYEYDWRLNGS is encoded by the coding sequence ATGAAGTATTTTCTCAATATAGTGATTAGAGTTATGATCATTAGCGTATTTTCAAGCTCGGCGATGGCCGCGCCTAAAGCCGATCTTTGGCCTTATTGGAATGTCAGTAATCCAAACAACCCCCAAAGCATTGATCACTCGGCTTGGCAGGGCATTTTAGATCGTAACCTTAGTGTGCAAGGCGACAATCATTTATTTGGTTATGGCAGCATAAGCGATCAAGACAAAAAATCGCTGCATCAATACATCCAGCAACTAACCCAACTCGACCCACGTCAATACAATAAAAAGCAGCAATTCGCCTATTGGGTTAATTTATATAACGCGTTAACAGTGCAAGTGGTGTTGGATAATTACCCCACTAAGTCAATAACCAAAATTGGTGGCTTATTTTCGTTTGGGCCTTGGGGGCAAGACATCGCCACTATTAATGGTAAAACCATCACTCTCAATGATATTGAACATCGGATCTTACGCCCAATCTGGCGAGATCCTCGCATTCACTATTCAGTTAACTGCGCCAGTTTAGGTTGCCCTAACTTAGCGACTCAAGCGTTTACTGCGCAAAATACTGAGGCGCTTTTAGCTCAAGCGGAACGAGAATTTATCCTTAGCGATAAAGGGATGAAAATAACCAACGGCAAGTTACAGCTTTCTTCTATTTATGATTGGTTTGTGGTCGATTTTGGCGGTCAATCAGCCATGCTGGATTATTTGGCAAAATTTAAACCGGAGATAAAGAGGATCATAACCAAGCCGAACTTTAGCCAACCAAGCTATGAGTATGATTGGCGCTTGAATGGGAGTTAA
- the pdhR gene encoding pyruvate dehydrogenase complex transcriptional repressor PdhR, with protein MAYQRIRQPKLSDVIEQELERLIVEGTLSAGQQLPPERELAKQFDVSRPSIREAIQRLEAKRLLTRKQGGGTFVCEKLWTSFSDPLLELLSTHSETQLDLLESRHAMEGISAYFAALRGTTEDFEHISECQREVEIAIENKDIKQESSAVMKVLIAISEAAHNVVLLHIVRSLAPLLEQNVLQNLELLYRRDEVVEKVSVHRANIVQAILKREPELARKASHAHLAYIEETLLDLTREESRRERSLRRIQQANES; from the coding sequence ATGGCTTATCAACGGATCCGTCAGCCAAAACTTTCTGATGTGATTGAACAAGAATTAGAAAGGCTGATTGTAGAAGGCACATTATCTGCAGGGCAACAATTGCCGCCAGAGCGTGAACTAGCCAAACAATTTGATGTTTCTCGCCCTTCCATTCGTGAAGCGATCCAGCGTTTAGAAGCAAAACGCTTACTGACTCGTAAGCAAGGTGGCGGTACGTTCGTATGTGAAAAATTATGGACGTCTTTTTCCGATCCACTACTAGAATTGTTATCGACTCACTCAGAAACGCAACTCGATTTATTGGAATCTCGCCATGCGATGGAAGGGATTTCAGCTTATTTTGCCGCGCTGCGTGGCACGACAGAAGATTTTGAACATATTTCAGAGTGTCAACGAGAAGTCGAAATCGCGATTGAAAATAAAGATATTAAGCAAGAATCTAGCGCGGTAATGAAGGTATTAATTGCCATCTCTGAAGCGGCTCACAATGTGGTGTTATTGCATATTGTTCGTAGCCTTGCTCCTTTGCTAGAACAAAACGTATTACAGAATTTAGAATTACTTTATCGTCGTGATGAAGTGGTGGAAAAGGTGAGTGTTCACCGTGCCAATATCGTGCAAGCGATCCTTAAGCGAGAGCCAGAATTGGCACGCAAAGCATCTCATGCACACTTGGCTTACATTGAAGAGACTTTGTTGGATTTGACTCGAGAAGAGAGTCGTCGTGAGCGTTCATTACGCCGAATCCAACAAGCCAACGAATCTTAA
- the aceE gene encoding pyruvate dehydrogenase (acetyl-transferring), homodimeric type — protein sequence MSEVINNDVDALETQDWLEALESVVREEGVERAQYLLEQVLDKARLDGVDMPTGINTNYVNTIPATQEAAYPGDITVERRIRSIIRWNAIMIVLRASKKDLDLGGHMASYQSAASFYEVCFNHFFRAPNETDGGDLVYYQGHISPGIYARAFVEGRLSAEQLDNFRQESTGNGLPSYPHPKLLPEFWQFPTVSMGLGPMSAIYQARFLKYLNGRGLKDTTNQRVYAFLGDGEMDEPESRGAISFASREKLDNLCFLINCNLQRLDGPVMGNGSIIQELEGLFKGAGWNVIKVIWGSNWDALLAKDTTGKLLQLMNETIDGDYQTFKSKDGAYVREHFFGKYPETAALVADMTDDQIFALKRGGHDSSKLFSAFKAAQETNGKPTVILAKTVKGYGMGEAAEGKNIAHGVKKMDMTHVLYLRDRLGLQDILSDEKVKELPYLTLEEGSAEHTYLHARRDALHGYTPVRLPKFTQEFKVPALSDFDALLTEQKRDISTTMAFVRTLNILIKDKNIGKQIVPIVADEARTFGMEGLFRQIGIYNPQGQEYTPEDRSLVSYYKEATSGQVLQEGINELGAMSSWVAAATSYSTNDLPMIPFYIYYSMFGFQRVGDMAWMAGDQQARGFLLGATAGRTTLNGEGLQHEDGHSHIQANTIPNCVSYDPTFAYELAVIMQDGIQRMYGENQENVYYYLTVMNENYHMPAMPEGAEEGIRKGIYKLESYTGSKGKVQLMSSGTIMNEVRKAAKILSDDYGVASDVFSVTSFNELTRDGQDAERFNMLHPEAEEKVAYISTVLGSEPAIAATDYMKNYAEQVRAYMPSESYKVLGTDGFGRSDSRDNLRTHFEVNAGYVVVAALTELAKRGDIEKSVIVDAIAKFNIDADKINPLYA from the coding sequence ATGTCTGAAGTCATTAATAATGACGTTGATGCACTGGAAACTCAAGATTGGTTAGAAGCCCTTGAATCAGTGGTACGCGAAGAAGGTGTTGAACGCGCTCAATATTTACTAGAGCAAGTTCTTGATAAAGCTCGTTTAGATGGCGTTGATATGCCAACGGGTATTAACACTAACTATGTAAACACCATCCCAGCTACGCAAGAAGCGGCTTATCCAGGTGATATCACAGTAGAGCGTCGCATTCGTTCGATCATTCGTTGGAATGCCATCATGATCGTATTGCGTGCATCGAAAAAAGATTTGGATCTTGGCGGCCACATGGCGTCTTACCAATCAGCAGCGTCTTTCTACGAAGTATGTTTTAACCATTTCTTCCGCGCTCCAAATGAAACCGACGGTGGCGATTTAGTTTATTACCAAGGTCATATTTCTCCAGGGATCTATGCGCGTGCATTCGTTGAAGGTCGTCTATCGGCTGAGCAACTAGACAACTTCCGTCAAGAATCAACAGGTAACGGTCTTCCATCTTACCCGCATCCAAAACTATTGCCTGAATTCTGGCAGTTCCCAACCGTATCGATGGGCCTAGGTCCAATGTCTGCTATCTATCAAGCTCGCTTCTTGAAGTACTTGAACGGTCGTGGCCTTAAAGATACCACCAATCAACGTGTTTACGCGTTCCTTGGTGATGGTGAGATGGATGAGCCAGAATCACGCGGTGCGATTTCTTTCGCTTCTCGTGAAAAACTCGACAACTTATGTTTCCTAATCAACTGTAACCTACAGCGCCTTGATGGTCCGGTTATGGGTAACGGCAGCATCATTCAAGAACTTGAAGGCCTATTTAAAGGCGCAGGTTGGAATGTAATTAAAGTTATCTGGGGTAGCAACTGGGATGCACTACTTGCTAAAGACACCACAGGTAAACTTCTGCAATTGATGAACGAAACCATCGATGGCGATTACCAAACCTTTAAATCGAAAGATGGTGCGTACGTTCGTGAACACTTCTTCGGTAAATACCCAGAGACAGCAGCACTTGTGGCTGACATGACCGATGATCAAATCTTTGCGCTTAAGCGTGGCGGTCATGATTCATCTAAATTGTTCTCTGCGTTTAAAGCGGCTCAAGAAACCAATGGTAAGCCAACTGTTATCCTTGCGAAAACGGTTAAAGGTTACGGCATGGGTGAAGCGGCTGAAGGTAAGAACATTGCTCACGGCGTGAAGAAAATGGACATGACCCATGTTCTTTATCTACGTGACCGTTTAGGTCTACAAGACATCTTGTCTGATGAGAAAGTAAAAGAACTGCCTTACCTAACTCTAGAAGAAGGGTCAGCAGAGCATACTTACTTACACGCTCGTCGTGATGCACTACATGGTTACACACCAGTGCGTCTGCCTAAGTTCACCCAAGAATTTAAAGTGCCAGCATTAAGTGATTTTGATGCACTGCTTACTGAGCAAAAACGTGACATCTCGACCACAATGGCGTTTGTGCGTACGCTTAATATCTTAATTAAAGATAAAAACATTGGTAAGCAGATTGTTCCAATCGTTGCCGATGAAGCTCGTACTTTTGGTATGGAAGGTTTATTCCGTCAAATCGGTATTTACAATCCACAAGGTCAAGAATACACCCCAGAAGATCGCAGCTTAGTGTCTTACTACAAAGAGGCGACTTCAGGTCAGGTTCTACAAGAAGGTATCAATGAACTTGGTGCAATGTCTTCATGGGTAGCAGCGGCGACCTCATACAGCACCAACGATCTTCCAATGATCCCATTCTACATTTACTACTCTATGTTCGGCTTCCAGCGTGTTGGCGATATGGCGTGGATGGCGGGTGACCAACAAGCACGTGGCTTCCTATTGGGTGCAACGGCTGGTCGTACAACGCTAAATGGTGAAGGTCTACAGCACGAAGATGGTCATTCACACATCCAAGCGAATACCATTCCAAACTGTGTCTCTTACGATCCAACGTTTGCTTATGAGCTCGCGGTTATCATGCAAGATGGTATTCAGCGTATGTATGGTGAAAACCAAGAGAACGTTTACTACTACTTAACTGTGATGAACGAAAACTACCACATGCCAGCCATGCCAGAAGGCGCGGAAGAAGGCATTCGTAAAGGTATCTACAAGTTAGAGTCTTACACTGGTAGCAAGGGCAAAGTTCAATTGATGAGCTCGGGTACTATCATGAACGAAGTACGCAAAGCTGCGAAAATCCTAAGCGATGACTACGGTGTGGCTTCGGATGTGTTCTCAGTAACCTCTTTCAATGAATTGACTCGTGATGGCCAAGATGCTGAGCGCTTCAACATGCTTCACCCAGAAGCGGAAGAAAAAGTGGCTTACATCTCAACGGTACTTGGATCTGAGCCAGCAATCGCTGCAACGGATTACATGAAAAACTACGCAGAGCAAGTGCGTGCTTACATGCCATCTGAGTCTTATAAAGTGTTGGGTACTGATGGTTTCGGTCGTTCAGATAGCCGCGATAACTTACGTACTCACTTCGAAGTGAATGCCGGTTATGTTGTGGTTGCTGCGCTGACTGAACTTGCCAAACGTGGCGATATTGAAAAATCGGTTATTGTTGACGCAATTGCTAAATTCAACATCGATGCAGATAAAATCAACCCGCTATACGCATAA
- the aceF gene encoding pyruvate dehydrogenase complex dihydrolipoyllysine-residue acetyltransferase, protein MTIEINVPDIGTDEVEVTEILVSVGDKVEEEQSLITVEGDKASMEVPAPQAGIVKEIKINVGDSVSTGSFIMTFEAQGAAASPVAEAPKAEAPKTEAAPAPAAASELKEVHVPDIGGDEVEVTEIMVAIGDSIEEEQSLLTVEGDKASMEVPAPFAGTLKEIKINVGDSVSTGSLVMIFEVAGAGGAASSAPAPQQAAPAQAAAPVASAAKEVNVPDIGGDEVEVTEVMVAVGDTVEEEQSLITVEGDKASMEVPAPFAGKIKEIKIAAGDKVSTGSLIMIFEVEGSVPAASAPQAAAPQASAAPAAKAQAGAPATSGDFQDNHEYAHASPVVRRLAREFGVNLAKVKGTGRKSRILKEDVQNFVKEALKRLESGAAASGKGGDGSALGLLPWPKIDFSKFGDTEIQKLSKIKKISGANLHRNWVMIPHVTQWDNADITALEAFRKEQNAIEAKRDTGMKITPLVFIMKAVAKALEAFPTFNSSLSDDGESIILKKYVNVGIAVDTPNGLVVPVFKDVNKKGIYELSEELAVISKKARSGKLTSSDMQGGCFTISSLGGIGGTAFTPIVNAPEVGILGVSKSEIKPVWNGKEFEPRLQLPLSLSYDHRVIDGAEGARFITYLNACLSDIRRLVL, encoded by the coding sequence ATGACAATCGAAATTAATGTACCTGACATTGGTACCGATGAGGTTGAAGTCACTGAGATTCTTGTAAGCGTTGGCGACAAGGTTGAAGAAGAACAGTCTCTTATTACCGTTGAAGGCGATAAAGCGTCAATGGAAGTACCGGCTCCTCAAGCAGGTATCGTAAAAGAAATTAAAATTAACGTGGGTGACTCAGTGTCGACTGGCTCATTCATTATGACCTTTGAAGCACAAGGCGCAGCAGCGTCACCCGTTGCTGAAGCTCCTAAAGCCGAAGCACCTAAAACCGAAGCAGCACCTGCTCCTGCAGCAGCAAGCGAACTAAAAGAAGTTCATGTTCCTGATATCGGCGGTGATGAAGTTGAAGTCACTGAGATCATGGTTGCTATCGGTGACAGCATTGAAGAAGAACAATCTCTTCTTACTGTTGAAGGTGATAAAGCGTCAATGGAAGTGCCAGCACCTTTCGCCGGTACGCTAAAAGAAATTAAAATCAACGTCGGCGATTCAGTTTCAACCGGTTCATTAGTGATGATTTTTGAAGTTGCTGGTGCTGGTGGCGCGGCCTCTTCTGCCCCTGCCCCACAACAAGCAGCCCCTGCTCAAGCGGCTGCACCTGTTGCGTCTGCGGCGAAAGAAGTGAACGTTCCAGACATCGGTGGTGATGAAGTTGAAGTCACGGAAGTTATGGTTGCGGTTGGTGATACTGTAGAAGAAGAGCAATCTTTAATTACGGTTGAAGGCGACAAAGCATCAATGGAAGTTCCTGCTCCGTTTGCTGGTAAAATCAAAGAAATCAAAATTGCTGCTGGCGATAAAGTGTCGACTGGCTCTTTGATCATGATCTTTGAAGTGGAAGGTTCTGTACCTGCGGCTTCAGCGCCACAAGCTGCCGCACCTCAAGCATCAGCAGCACCAGCCGCTAAAGCACAAGCTGGCGCGCCTGCAACAAGCGGTGATTTCCAAGATAACCATGAGTACGCACATGCCTCTCCTGTGGTTCGTCGTTTAGCGCGTGAATTTGGTGTTAACCTTGCTAAAGTAAAAGGCACAGGTCGTAAGAGCCGCATCTTGAAAGAAGATGTACAAAACTTCGTTAAAGAAGCTCTAAAACGTCTTGAATCTGGTGCGGCTGCATCAGGTAAAGGCGGCGATGGCAGCGCACTTGGTCTGCTTCCTTGGCCGAAAATTGATTTCAGCAAGTTTGGTGATACTGAGATTCAAAAGCTGTCTAAAATCAAGAAAATCTCTGGTGCTAACTTGCACCGTAACTGGGTAATGATCCCACACGTTACTCAGTGGGATAACGCTGATATCACGGCATTGGAAGCGTTCCGTAAAGAACAAAATGCAATTGAAGCCAAGCGCGACACTGGCATGAAGATCACACCACTTGTGTTCATCATGAAAGCGGTAGCAAAAGCGTTAGAAGCCTTCCCAACGTTTAACTCTTCTCTTTCTGATGATGGCGAAAGCATCATTTTGAAGAAATACGTAAACGTCGGTATCGCGGTTGATACGCCAAACGGCTTAGTGGTTCCTGTATTTAAAGATGTAAACAAAAAAGGCATCTACGAATTATCAGAAGAACTGGCAGTTATTTCTAAGAAAGCACGTTCAGGCAAGTTAACGTCTTCTGATATGCAAGGTGGTTGTTTCACAATCTCAAGCCTTGGTGGTATCGGTGGTACCGCATTCACACCTATCGTGAACGCACCAGAAGTTGGTATTCTTGGGGTGTCTAAATCTGAAATCAAACCAGTATGGAATGGTAAAGAATTCGAACCACGCCTACAGTTGCCACTTTCTCTTTCTTACGATCACCGCGTAATCGATGGAGCTGAAGGTGCTCGCTTTATTACTTACCTAAATGCTTGTCTGTCTGACATTCGCCGTTTAGTTCTGTAG